Proteins co-encoded in one Gossypium arboreum isolate Shixiya-1 chromosome 11, ASM2569848v2, whole genome shotgun sequence genomic window:
- the LOC108473578 gene encoding histone H1 produces the protein MATAEPEVPVTEQQQPAAAEEPKPAEKLVKEKRPRAPKEKKPKQPKSAAHPPYFQMIKEALLALKEKSGSSPYAIAKYMEEKHKAVLPANFRKILGLQLKNSAARGKLIKIKASYKLSEAGKKERAPVTKAKTEKKAKPASKPKKAEATKKPTKRVGAKKKSTPAKPKQPKSIKSPAAKKAKKAAA, from the exons ATGGCCACCGCTGAACCTGAAGTTCCAGTCACTGAGCAGCAGCAGCCGGCGGCAGCAGAGGAGCCAAAGCCGGCGGAAAAGCTTGTGAAGGAGAAGAGACCCAGAGCTCCAAAGGAGAAAAAGCCTAAACAACCCAAATCCGCAGCACATCCTCCTTATTTTCAG ATGATCAAGGAGGCGCTTTTGGCTTTGAAAGAGAAGAGTGGATCAAGTCCGTACGCTATAGCGAAATACATGGAAGAGAAGCACAAGGCGGTGCTTCCAGCGAATTTCAGGAAAATCTTAGGTCTTCAGCTTAAAAACTCAGCTGCCAGAGGCAAGCTGATAAAGATCAAGGCCTCTTACAAGCTCTCCGAAGCCGGCAAAAAAGAGAGAGCCCCTGTTACGAAAGCTAAGACGGAGAAGAAAGCTAAGCCAGCTTCGAAGCCGAAGAAAGCTGAGGCGACAAAGAAGCCAACAAAGAGAGTCGGGGCCAAGAAGAAATCAACTCCAGCAAAGCCGAAGCAGCCTAAATCTATCAAGTCACCTGCGGCTAAAAAGGCCAAGAAGGCGGCTGCTTAG